From the Psilocybe cubensis strain MGC-MH-2018 chromosome 9, whole genome shotgun sequence genome, one window contains:
- a CDS encoding Major surface trophozoite antigen 11 → MFGNLKTKQTHYRIWETMTTVLIVDLRRLGVTLLSPTTSTPIKLLPGVYTSTTNPQLLHNALTSSASITTSAGFGNSSSLSLPLNLALQPGVSIYSGPLYSGQAAFTALPSSPIVGASTPITARALGLATNIWIALSAGDSNNRFIVWDPVPDVNQLPSGSQGTLALTDIQSTACTPGCSSSGICTASGSCQCAPGFGGTSCEACVPGFFGPKCQACPNNCDTCDDGITGTGRCIKPTLTNDPAKCNCKNGVCGSNGQCTCNAGFTTGNDGIACSKCLPGFFQTSDGDCKACQLGCTQCTDGTGACTQCLPNFGRDGNDPTKCTPPTQINSNNQICPDGSFGNGAQCTRCSASCLTCTGPTANDCVVCASGLYTLNGQCVSADNNGVCAGTNLIADNNKHECDTCGAACTKCQIPNFNAASTVDQLQCTACLPGFFLSNGKCVSSCPSGTTVSSQDNLTCIACDSSCSTCLGVCLSELVSQTRPSTAPPLPTVTGIDTPTTVVKSGRLEWWQILLMALGCAFIFLVILWLFRRRQRKKRAQKTAIFTAGHVSRGPTGWRWRLIRWGEKLFGHRRSRKAPGAAGPTIVHLGPLEYQPETEQSMLLKMRAAEEARTAYEPITYTPRPPQRPPRPASQEVDMIDLIGSYNATNEPRQTTYFFKQNNKSLGHLNGPQRDPRQSISDDSSSQFSEPSIYSQMTGAPRRMPEPRQPVKERNTTSRWSAASFDLTELKKKSRNPFWK, encoded by the exons ATGTTTGGCAACCTCAAAACCAAACAAACCCATTACCGCATTTGGGAGACAATGACAACTGTTCTTATTGTGGACCTGCGTCGTC TTGGTGTCACTCTATTATctcccaccacctccacacCTATAAAACTTCTTCCTGGTGTATATACTTCCACAACAAACCCACAGCTTCTTCATAATGCCCTGACATCCTCAGCTTCAATAACCACCTCTGCAGGCTTTGGCAATTCGTCTTCATTATCCTTGCCACTCAATCTCGCTTTACAACCTGGCGTATCGATTTACTCTGGTCCTCTGTATTCTGGCCAAGCGGCATTCACTGCTCTACCATCTTCGCCCATCGTTGGCGCATCGACACCTATAACGGCGAGAGCCCTCGGACTAGCCACAAATATATGGATCGCTTTGAGCGCCGGCGATTCAAACAATCGGTTTATCGTGTGGGACCCTGTTCCTGACGTTAATCAACTACCTTCTGGATCCCAGGGCACGCTTGCCTTGACAGACATTCAATCGACTGCTTGCACCCCTGGTTGTTCATCTTCAGGGATTTGTACTGCATCTGGCTCTTGTCAGTGTGCACCTGGCTTTGGCGGGACCTCATGTGAAGCATGTGTCCCAGGCTTCTTTGGACCCAAATGTCAAGCGTGTCCCAATAATTGTGATACGTGCGACGACGGCATTACAGGCACTGGCAGGTGTATCAAGCCCACGTTAACCAACGACCCCGCCAAATGTAACTGCAAGAATGGAGTATGTGGGAGTAATGGACAATGTACCTGCAATGCCGGTTTTACCACAGGTAATGATGGTATTGCTTGCTCCAAGTGCTTGCCTGGATTTTTCCAGACTTCAGACGGTGATTGCAAAG CCTGCCAGCTTGGGTGTACTCAATGCACTGATGGAACAGGAGCATGCACCCAGTGTCTTCCCAACTTTGGCCGAGACGGAAACGATCCCACAAAATGTACACCACCTACCCAAATCAACAGCAATAATCAAATCTGTCCGGACGGTAGCTTTGGGAACGGTGCTCAATGTACTCGATGCTCTGCTTCATGTCTCACATGCACTGGACCAACCGCCAACGATTGTGTGGTTTGTGCGTCTGGGTTGTATACCTTGAACGGCCAGTGTGTTTCGGCAGATAATAATGGAGTCTGTGCCGGAACCAATTTGATTGCTGATAACAACAAACATGAGTGCGACA CTTGCGGCGCGGCATGCACTAAATGCCAGATCCCGAACTTCAATGCTGCCTCAACAGTCGATCAATTACAATGCACAGCTTGCTTGCCGGGTTTCTTTCTTAGCAATGGGAAATGCGTGTCGAGTTGTCCCTCTGGCACTACGGTTTCGTCACAAGATAATTTGACCTGCATTG CTTGCGATTCGTCCTGTAGCACCT GTCTCGGTGTCTGTTTGTCTGAACTTGTTTCACAGACACGCCCTTCGACAGCACCACCCCTTCCGACAGTGACTGGTATCGATACGCCAACTACTGTAGTAAAATCAGGCCGCCTGGAATGGTGGCAGATATTGCTGATGGCACTAGGCTGCGcattcatcttcctcgttaTCCTTTGGCTATTCCGTAGGCGACAGAGGAAAAAGCGAGCACAGAAGACGGCGATATTTACTGCTGGCCACGTCAGTCGTGGGCCGACGGGATGGCGATGGCGTCTCATTCGGTGGGGAGAGAAGCTGTTCGGACACAGGCGGAGTCGAAAGGCGCCTGGAGCGGCAGGCCCCACAATCGTACATCTGGGACCGCTTGAATATCAGCCTGAGACTGAGCAGTCGATGCTGTTAAAAATGCGCGCTGCGGAGGAAGCGAGGACGGCTTACGAACCTATTACATACACCCCACGACCTCCTCAACGACCCCCTCGACCGGCCAGCCAGGAGGTGGACATGATCGACCTCATTGGGTCTTACAACGCGACAAATGAACCGCGGCAAACGACGTACTTCTTCAAGCAAAACAACAAGAGCTTGGGACACCTGAACGGGCCCCAGCGTGATCCACGGCAGTCGATCAGTGACGACAGTAGTAGCCAGTTTTCGGAGCCGTCGATTTACTCGCAAATGACGGGAGCGCCGAGGCGGATGCCAGAACCACGACAGCCGGTGAAGGAACGCAATACTACGTCTCGCTGGTCTGCGGCGTCGTTTGATTTGACGgagctgaagaagaaatcgAGAAATCCATTCTGGAAATGA
- a CDS encoding N-ethylmaleimide reductase: MAEQSVGINEHPVPEAACHKGPCGKALFSPLKVGSKTLKNRITMSALTRNRAEGTYPTDIMKEYYVQRAGAGLIVSEGILIVRQGTEWPLAPGLWDDQHVAGWKKITDAVHAAGTHMYAQLWHTGRTAHPDVPEQKLAGTPVYAPSAISARGGKFRQLPGAPGYVTPTEIEDPRIIIKQFKHAAVNAKKAGFDGVELHGANGYLVAQFLDNTSNKRTDQWGGSVENRCRFGLEVLKVLVEVFGPDVGVKLSPCGGYNDVGMPLQDTIETFSYFITEAEKLNIAYFTLVRYTEAFDVTFDGERRATKFNVLETFRPYVKKAKLFLNAGVTPEEGTALVESGKVDAIVIGFNYVTHPDVAQRVYHNIPLNNAPDIKHMQTKGDADWSTGYTDYPAAVA; encoded by the exons ATGGCTGAGCAAAGTGTAGGCATCAATGAACACCCTGTTCCTGAGGCAGCATGCCACAAGGGGCCTTGCGGAAAAGCACTCTTTTCCCCTCTGAAGGTTGGAAGCAAGACTTTGAAGAACCGCATAACTATGTCGGCTCTCACTAGAAATAGAGCAGAAGGCACCTACCCAACCGACATTATGAAAGAATATTATGTCCAacgtgctggtgctggtttGATTGTGTCGGAGGGCATCTTGATTGTTCGTCAAGG CACCGAGTGGCCTCTCGCTCCTGGACTCTGGGACGACCAGCACGTCGCTGGATGGAAGAAGATAACAGATGCAGTACATGCTGCGGGGACGCATATGTACGCTCAG CTCTGGCACACTGGACGGACTGCCCATCCAGACGTTCCTGAACAAAAACTCGCTGGGACT CCCGTTTATGCCCCGTCAGCGATTAGCGCCAGAGGTGGAAAATTCCGCCAGCTTCCTGGGGCACCGGGATATGTTACG CCTACCGAAATTGAGGATCCTCgaatcatcatcaagcaGTTTAAACACGCTGCAGTCAATGCCAAGAAGGCAGGATTTGACGGGGTCGAAC TCCATGGCGCAAACGGGTATCTTGTTGCCCAATTTCTTGATAACACATCCAACAAACGCACGGATCAATGGGGCGGAAGCGTTGAGAATCGGTGCCGATTTGGACTTGAAGTTCTCAAGGTCTTGGTTGAAGTTTTTGGGCCTGATGTAGGCGTGAAGCTCAGTCCTTGTGGAGGATACAACGATGTTGG GATGCCACTGCAAGATACAATTGAAACTTTTTCATACTTCATCACTGAGGCGGAGAAATTAAACATTGCGTACTTCACTTTGGTCCGTTATACGGAGGCCTTCGATGTCACATTTGACG GCGAACGTCGCGCCACTAAGTTCAACGTTTTAGAGACTTTCCGTCCGTATGTCAAAAAGGCGAAACTTTTCCTCAATGCAGGCGTGACTCCAGAAGAGGGCACCGCACTGGTCGAGTCAGGCAAAGTCGACGCTATTGTAATTGGGTTCAATTATGTCACCCATCCCGATGTCGCGCAGAGGGTCTACCATAACATCCCGCTCAATAATGCCCCGGATATTAAGCATATGCAGACGAAGGGAGATGCCGATTGGAGTACAGGGTATACTGACTACCCTGCGGCGGTTGCGTAA